The Nostoc sp. NIES-3756 DNA window CACCTGCGGCTTGAGCAAAGATTGGTGGTGATTCGCCTACGTGACCAACATCAATACTACCGACATTCATCGCTTCTAACAATTGCGGCCCAGCCGGAAATTCAATCCATTCAACAGATACACCTTCTGGTGATAATCTCTTTTCTAATACACCTTTAGTTTTCAATAAAATGTTAGATTTCTGATAACCAAAGCGTAATACTTTAGCGGCTGTAGGTGCAGAGTTACTAACGTCTGTTGCACTAGGACTGGGATTAGTAACTGTTGGTGTTGATGAGCAAGCAGCAAATAACAAGCTCAGACAAACACCAGTCAAAAAAGCCCCAGTTATTGGTAGAGGAGACGCAAGGCGAAGCGATGGCTGGTTTTTAAAGGGAAAATCCCCAAACTTTATTAATACTCTCCACCTCGCAATTAGGCGGCGAAAAATTAGGTCAATCATCAGAATGATTTTTATAGACTATCTAAATACTATAAACCTATAGAGTTACCGGAGTATATAGGTGAAGTAAGTTTTAGTAGTGGGGAGTGGTGAATGCTGAAGTGCGGAAGCGGGGCGTTGAGTAGTGAGTTATGAGTTATGAGTGCTGAGTAAAATTTTCTCCCTTATCTCCCCCCAACTCCCCCACTACCCATTCACTACCTAATCAAACAAATCAGGCTCTTCACGCACAATCCTATCGTAAAGGGGTTGGAAACTAAACCAACCCGCTTTAGGTGCGCCTACTTGACTATGGGTTAATCTGGCGGTTTCGTGGCTAATGGATTTGGGATTTCCCGCAGCTTCTGCGAGTAGTTGAGCTTGGCAAGTACGCTCTAAGGTAATGTACCAAAAGGAGGCTTCATCTACTGTTTGCCCTACAGTGAGAATGCCATGATTACGTAGAATAATTGCTTTATTATTACCTAAGGTTTGGGCTAATCGCTTACCTTCAGAACTTTCTAATACAACACCTGTATAATCATCAAGCAACGCATGGTCTTCATAAAAAGCGCAAGCATCTTGTGTTAATGGGTCAAGCAGACGACCCAAGCTAGACCAAGCTTTGCCATAAATTGAATGAGCATGAGCAGCCGCAACTACATCAGGTCTAGCTTCATGAATTTCGGAGTGAATAGCAAAAGCTGCTTGATTAATTAACGCATCACCTTTGACTACATCACCGTGTCGATTCACTAACACCAAATCAGACACTCGAATATGTCCAAAGTATTTTCCTAAAGGGTTTACCCAAAAATGATCTGTAAATTCTGGGTCACGAGCTGTAATATGACCTGCGATCCCTTCATTAAAACCAAATCGTCCAAACAGGCGGAAGGCTGCTG harbors:
- a CDS encoding class II aldolase/adducin family protein; translated protein: MSVFSRPQPPIFNSIEEERLHRKQRLAAAFRLFGRFGFNEGIAGHITARDPEFTDHFWVNPLGKYFGHIRVSDLVLVNRHGDVVKGDALINQAAFAIHSEIHEARPDVVAAAHAHSIYGKAWSSLGRLLDPLTQDACAFYEDHALLDDYTGVVLESSEGKRLAQTLGNNKAIILRNHGILTVGQTVDEASFWYITLERTCQAQLLAEAAGNPKSISHETARLTHSQVGAPKAGWFSFQPLYDRIVREEPDLFD